A stretch of the Leishmania infantum JPCM5 genome chromosome 30 genome encodes the following:
- a CDS encoding putative PAS-domain containing phosphoglycerate kinase, which produces MYQDSKILMIFKSLRDIVVIGDNDMVITDMNAAAVAFFGWKVDDVKGKSITFLVPTHPLDVQDNTVTLMAHLANSTDVPVVIQTTRDPHATVVAWTILPIRLPRVYEFGVHINIRAALTPKLSVSDLDFKNRTVFLRVDFNVPFDRETGSIRDDSRICAAVPTIRKIMEDGGRVVIGSHLGRPKKPNANQSLKRILPRLQEVLEKEVTFCTDAFKAGKDVKEMRNGDVMLLENLRFFKGEDSKDAAERNKLASALASFSDIFVCDAFGTVHRMTASMTGVPRVLGAGVTGFLIEKEISAISMVMRNPEQPLVAVVGGSKVSDKINVLSSIFNFAHTVIIGGAMAYTFLEAQGYSVGKSKVERVVREKGRDVDLHNTARDLMDLAKARKVRLILPIDHSCAKEFKDAEPFVTNNADIPAEYMGLDYGPKSIEQAKKAVAEARTLIWNGPLGVFEFPHFATGTNAIAESIKDNKHVVSIVGGGETAAATKGYHECITHVSTGGGAFLELLEGRALPGLICLTARASPKL; this is translated from the coding sequence ATGTATCAGGACTCGAAGATTTTGATGATATTCAAGTCGCTGCGCGACATCGTGGTGATTGGCGACAATGATATGGTTATCACCGACATGAacgctgcggctgtggctTTCTTTGGCTGGAAGGTCGATGATGTAAAGGGCAAGAGCATCACCTTTCTCGTCCCCACTCACCCGCTGGATGTGCAGGACAACACCGTCACCCTTATGGCACACCTTGCCAACTCTACTGATGTTCCTGTGGTGATCCAAACCACCCGCGATCCCCACGCAACAGTGGTAGCCTGGACGATCTTGCCTATCCGTCTTCCCCGCGTGTACGAGTTTGGGGTGCACATAAACATTCGTGCCGCCCTCACCCCGAAGCTGTCCGTCTCGGACTTGGACTTTAAGAACCGCACGGTGTTCCTGCGTGTGGACTTCAACGTACCGTTCGACCGCGAGACCGGCTCCATTCGCGATGACAGCCGCATctgtgcagcggtgccgacCATTCGCAAGATCATGGAGGACGGAGGGCGTGTGGTGATTGGGTCTCACCTGGGTCGTCCCAAAAAGCCGAATGCGAATCAATCCCTCAAGCGCATCTTGCCTCGTCTGCAagaggtgctggagaaggaggtcACCTTCTGCACGGACGCCTTCAAGGCTGGCAAGGATGTGAAGGAGATGAGGAACGGGGATGTCATGCTGCTGGAGAACCTGCGTTTTTTCAAGGGCGAAGATAGCAAGGATGCTGCCGAGCGGAACAAGTTGGCCTCAGCGCTCGCTTCCTTTAGCGATATCTTTGTCTGCGATGCTTTCGGTACCGTGCATCGCATGACGGCCAGCATGACGGGTGTGCCCCGCGTCTTGGGTGCTGGGGTGACAGGCTTCCTGATCGAAAAGGAAATCAGCGCCATCAGTATGGTGATGCGCAACCCGGAGCAGCCGCTGGTCGCAGTCGTTGGCGGCTCCAAGGTGTCGGACAAGATCAACGTcctctcctccatcttcAACTTCGCGCACACAGTGATCATCGGCGGTGCCATGGCCTACACCTTCCTGGAGGCGCAAGGCTACAGCGTGGGCAAGAGCAAGGTGGAGCGGGTAGTGCGGGAGAAGGGACGTGATGTGGATCTGCATAACACCGCTCGCGATCTGATGGATCTTGCCAAGGCCCGCAAGGTGCGCCTCATCCTGCCCATCGATCACAGCTGCGCCAAGGAGTTCAAAGACGCGGAGCCGTTCGTCACGAACAACGCTGACATTCCCGCAGAGTACATGGGACTGGACTACGGCCCCAAGTCCATTGAACAGGCGAAGAAGGCCGTTGCGGAGGCCCGAACGCTCATCTGGAACGGCCCTCTCGGCGTCTTTGAGTTCCCGCACTTCGCGACAGGCACCAACGCCATCGCGGAGTCTATCAAGGATAACAAGCACGTTGTTTCCAtcgtcggtggtggtgagacggcggcggcgacaaaAGGCTACCACGAGTGCATCACCCACGTAagcaccggcggtggtgccttCCTGGAGCTACTAGAGGGACGCGCACTGCCAGGCCTCATCTGCCTCACCGCTCGTGCCTCTCCTAAGTTGTAG
- a CDS encoding putative CAS/CSE/importin domain protein has protein sequence MQPINPNDRNTQARFVEIACRAASPDPTVRTPAERELLAYLDAVDQQSGLPQLLLELTHGETPHDTFFAISFKNMVKKCWDPSTSEHCIQECDKVAVRATIIESMLRSSGAVQRNLAEAIALIAQVDFPTAWTDALSLIVKVLTSGNDVAQLRAALSTSHSVLRKYRHQGELTEALVHELRAIYSLLCPALVRSMESLLLTTETQGANVTEVYKGITDAVECLRDITSLDLGDEFIERIGPIVSMYNQCLSRVSAPPALYGVQASAMIDMNSAVIACMTHWLNSFDEDFENFAPQFIEVVIGMLANQLSSDPSMDDLVVCSLELVSSACRGTTRSHLNTREKLQYILQFILLPNLALREDDLETYTSDPDEYIKKNIEGSNFHTRRRAAVELVRSLLLYLPEVARPLLAEVTTALLQTAHGDWRAKDTAIYLAFVLVVDGQLVNTQRGVTAQQLSEIIPVAQILDGHVFPEIRCDLSAQSPGIVKADCMLVVAAFRHLIASTAYEFLVPALTRHIAVGDAVVMTYAAHTLKCFLSITEASAAAAIEAVFAGNALSILEGLCVRIQQAEAPNPYLMQYLMSVCFRFPKLVAPFVTQVMASLHTPLYRAVRNPSNALYSQCMFEVISKCVALQPGARGEFEGMLWPNFAHVLRENVAEYVPYVLQVFAQLVRTYQSSDAAQRWAENPAENYQALVCPLTQPQMYEMRTQIPAPVCLLCAFVEVYPGYMHRNGMTNPALNVFNILVRLKNYDNEGLNILTSMLLAYPADVMDMYMDTVFKVLMDRLQSSPTPKYVRILILFLSVVVVQRRDADYLVNRLNNIEGGLFMRVLGNVWLPRMQKITGDVERKTCVVALARLLCESTALQSDTAAWVTSASSCLRMLHDGVEPDDHISFTPAAGAAQNPESLLGSAIGSDELTSSFHPLREAMQRPRDVCSHVPDAQAFFQAELSSFLKGRGAHLSASLKQWLGPHTPAWLS, from the coding sequence ATGCAGCCAATCAACCCAAATGACCGGAACACCCAAGCGCGGTTCGTCGAGATAGCTTGCAGGGCAGCCTCGCCGGACccgacggtgcgcacgccggcggagagagagctTCTAGCTTACCTGGATGCCGTGGACCAACAAAGCGGGCTGCCGCAGCTACTGCTGGAGCTCACCCATGGCGAGACTCCTCACGACACCTTCTTCGCCATTAGCTTTAAAAACATGGTGAAGAAGTGCTGGGATCCCTCCACGTCAGAGCACTGCATCCAGGAGTGCGATAAGGTCGCTGTGCGCGCCACGATTATCGAGAGCATGCTTCGCTCATCgggtgcggtgcagcggaaCTTGGCTGAAGCAATCGCCCTCATCGCCCAGGTTGATTTCCCCACTGCATGGACCGACGCTTTGTCCCTGATCGTAAAAGTGCTCACTTCCGGAAATGATGTTGCCCAactgcgtgctgcgctgtcCACGTCTCACAGTGTGTTGCGGAAGTACCGCCATCAGGGCGAGTTGACAGAGGCGCTTGTGCACGAGCTGCGTGCCATCTATAGCTTGCTGTGCCCCGCGCTGGTTCGCAGCATGGAGTCGCTGCTCTTGACAACGGAGACGCAGGGTGCCAATGTGACCGAGGTGTACAAAGGCATCACCGATGCCGTGGAATGCCTGCGCGATATTACCTCACTCGACCTCGGTGACGAGTTCATCGAGCGCATCGGCCCCATCGTAAGCATGTACAATCAATGCCTCAGCAGGGTAAGCGCGCCGCCAGCCTTGTATGGAGTTCAGGCAAGTGCCATGATCGACATGAACTCGGCCGTGATAGCGTGCATGACGCACTGGCTAAACTCGTTTGACGAGGACTTTGAGAATTTTGCGCCGCAGTTCATCGAAGTCGTGATTGGGATGCTGGCGAATCAACTGAGCAGCGACCCTTCCATGGACGATTTGGTGGTTTGCTCTCTCGAGTTGgtcagcagcgcgtgccggGGCACCACCCGCTCCCACCTGaacacgagagagaagcTGCAATATATACTGCAgttcatcctcctccccaaTCTTGCACTTCGCGAGGATGATCTGGAGACCTACACGAGTGACCCGGACGAGTACATTAAAAAGAACATTGAGGGTTCCAACTTTCacactcgccgccgcgccgccgtagAGCTGGTGCGCTCCCTGCTTCTATATCTTCCGGAAGTCGCGCGGCCGCTCCTCGCCGAGGTGACCACTGCACTCCTCCAAACTGCACACGGAGACTGGAGGGCCAAAGACACTGCCATCTACCTAGCATTTGTGCTAGTGGTGGATGGGCAGCTGGTGAACACACAGCGCGGTGtgacagcgcagcagctcagcgAAATTATTCCTGTTGCTCAGATCCTTGACGGCCACGTTTTCCCGGAGATCAGGTGTGATTTGTCAGCGCAGAGCCCTGGCATCGTCAAGGCGGACTGCATGCTCGTCGTTGCAGCCTTCCGTCACctcatcgcctccaccgcatACGAGTTCCTAGTGCCGGCTCTGACTCGCCACATCGCGGTTGGGGACGCCGTGGTTATGACATATGCGGCCCACACCCTCAAGTGCTTTCTTTCCATCACCGAAGcgtcggccgccgctgccattgAGGCGGTCTTTGCGGGAAACGCCCTCAGCATTCTGGAAGGCCTCTGCGTGCGCATTCAACAGGCAGAGGCGCCGAATCCGTATCTGATGCAGTACCTCATGAGTGTATGCTTCCGCTTTCCGAAACTTGTCGCCCCCTTCGTGACACAGGTGATGGCTTCTCTCCACACGCCGCTGTACAGAGCCGTTCGTAACCCTTCCAACGCGCTGTACAGTCAGTGCATGTTCGAGGTCATCTCGAagtgcgtggcgctgcagccgggAGCAAGGGGTGAGTTCGAGGGGATGCTGTGGCCCAACTTTGCACACGTGCTACGTGAGAACGTTGCTGAGTACGTGCCATATGTTCTCCAAGTATTTGCCCAACTCGTGCGCACGTACCAGTCcagcgatgctgcgcagcggtgggCCGAAAACCCTGCTGAGAACTACCAAGCCCTCGTCTGCCCGCTTACTCAACCGCAGATGTACGAAATGCGTACACAGATACCTGCTCCAGTGTGCTTGCTCTGCGCGTTTGTCGAGGTCTACCCGGGATACATGCATCGGAACGGGATGACCAATCCAGCTCTGAACGTCTTCAACATATTGGTGCGTCTCAAGAATTACGATAACGAGGGCTTGAACATTCTCACATCTATGCTGCTTGCGTACCCTGCGGATGTCATGGATATGTACATGGACACTGTATTCAAGGTTCTGATGGATCGATTGCAGAGTTCCCCTACACCGAAGTATGTGCGCATCCTGATCCTATTCTTGTCggttgtggtggtgcagcgccgggACGCTGACTACCTGGTCAATCGCCTCAACAACATCGAGGGCGGCTTGTTCATGAGGGTTCTCGGCAACGTATGGCTGCCTCGCATGCAAAAGATCACCGGCGATGTGGAGCGAAAGACAtgcgtggtggcgctggccaGGCTTCTTTGCGAGTCCACAGCGCTGCAGTCCGACACGGCAGCGTGGGTGACGAGTGCTTCCAGCTGCCTCAGAATGCTGCACGATGGCGTGGAGCCGGACGACCACATCAGCTTCACGCCCGCTgcgggcgcggcgcagaATCCAGAGTCCCTGCTTGGCAGTGCCATCGGATCAGATGAGCTCACCAGCTCGTTCCACCCTCTACGAGAGGCGATGCAAAGGCCGCGTGACGTCTGCAGCCACGTCCCCGACGCCCAAGCGTTCTTTCAAGCTGAGTTGTCAAGCTTTCTCAAgggccgcggcgcacaccTCTCCGCCTCACTCAAGCAGTGGCTTGGCCCGCATACTCCTGCTTGGCTTTCGTAA
- a CDS encoding putative DNA ligase I, which produces MAKLFQESSFDPVTTFEAVWLPPRVPVAPPTAGASEPVPFAAVVDVLADISATGSRLECLKQLTFLLLAVIERCPEDLVPVMYLVINKHAPQHEGVELGIGDAVLVKAVAECCGMTEARAKEAYRQSGDLAEIAQMHKQKQSTLMKPKPLSARSVFKTYKEIAMMSGRDVMRRRSDLIKGLLRDAQGPEVNLIVRGLQQKMRIGLAEPSALAAVGYAFALHFLGGAQMHKMDEVQLQTLLNTGADSLARIFYEVPSLDVVLSAVLANGFMTLVPGSSIAKRYAKDLSIRPGLPVKPQLAYPTSSITVILDRLQGKKFTSEYKYDGERAQIHYDKDKGFHIFSRNSETHTGKYPDVISMLPKVFDPVEVQSFILDSEVVAVHPETGALQAFQVLQHRGRKNIAEEDVSIPVCVFVFDILYFNGEPQLNKTLQQRRELLWRCIHPLPAKLSFATYLDSDKVEDMQTFLERSIADGCEGLMVKTLDEEANYTPAKRSHYWLKLKKDYMDGVTDTLDLVPIAAFHGKGKRTGVFGGFLLACYDPKADEYQSICKIGTGFQDEELEKLTQSLKPFVVDDKPRYYRAGGEEPDVWLTEAQVWEVKAADLSVSPVHQAAVGLVDPSKGIALRFPRYLRQREDKKPADATNAQQVADMYKAQSLAVQHEANGDAE; this is translated from the coding sequence ATGGCGAAGCTCTTCCAGGAGTCCTCCTTCGATCCTGTGACGACGTTCGAGGCAGTATGGTTGCCTCCCCGGGTCCCTGTCGCGCCGCCTACCGCTGGCGCATCTGAGCCGGTGCCGTTTGCGGCAGTAGTGGACGTGCTGGCAGACATCAGCGCCACCGGCTCGCGGCTTGAGTGCTTGAAGCAGCTCACCTTTCTTCTGCTTGCTGTTATCGAGCGGTGCCCAGAGGACTTGGTGCCGGTGATGTACCTGGTGATTAACAAGcatgcgccgcagcacgagggcgtggagcTAGGCATCGGCGATGCGGTACTGGTGAAGGCGGTGGCCGAGTGCTGCGGCATGACGGAGGCCCGAGCCAAAGAGGCGTACCGGCAGAGCGGCGATTTGGCGGAAATCGCGCAGATGCACAAGCAGAAGCAAAGCACGCTCATGAAGCCGAAGCCGCTCTCCGCTCGGAGCGTGTTCAAGACATACAAGGAGATCGCGATGATGAGCGGCAGGGATgtgatgcggcggcggtcagACTTGATCAAGGGACTTTTGCGCGACGCACAGGGCCCGGAGGTGAACTTGATTGTGCGTGGGCTTCAGCAGAAGATGCGCATCGGCCTTGCTGAGCCATCCGCCTTGGCAGCTGTGGGGTACGCCTTCGCTCTTCACTTCCTCGGAGGCGCGCAAATGCACAAGATggacgaggtgcagctgcagacgTTGCTGAATACCGGCGCCGACAGTCTCGCGCGTATCTTCTACGAGGTGCCGAGTCTCGACGTGGTCCTGAGCGCCGTTCTTGCGAACGGCTTCATGACCTTGGTGCCGGGTAGCTCCATCGCGAAACGGTATGCGAAGGACTTGTCTATTCGGCCTGGGCTGCCAGTGAAGCCCCAGCTAGCGTACCCGACGAGCAGTATCACCGTCATTCTGGACCGTCTACAGGGCAAGAAGTTCACGTCGGAGTACAAGTACgacggcgagcgcgcgcagaTCCACTATGACAAAGACAAAGGCTTCCATATATTTTCTCGCAACTCCGAGACCCACACCGGCAAATACCCGGACGTCATTTCCATGCTGCCAAAGGTCTTTGACCCAGTCGAAGTACAGTCTTTCATCCTCGATTCGGAGGTTGTGGCGGTGCATCCGGAGACCGGGGCCCTTCAGGCATTCCAagtgctgcagcatcgcGGCCGAAAGAACATTGCAGAGGAGGATGTCAGCATTCCCGTctgcgtgtttgtgtttgATATCTTGTATTTCAACGGAGAGCCGCAACTGAATAAgacactgcagcagcgtcgcgagctgctgtggcggtgcatCCATCCCCTTCCGGCAAAGCTGTCCTTTGCCACTTACTTGGATTCCGACAAGGTCGAGGACATGCAAACGTTTTTGGAGAGGTCCATCGCGGACGGCTGCGAAGGATTAATGGTGAAGACGCTCGATGAGGAGGCCAACTACACCCCCGCCAAGCGCTCGCACTACTGGCTGAAGCTGAAGAAGGACTACATGGACGGCGTCACCGATACGCTGGATCTTGTCCCCATCGCCGCGTTCCACGGCAAGGGCAAGCGAACTGGCGTGTTCGGCGGCTTCCTGCTGGCGTGCTACGACCCGAAGGCGGACGAGTACCAGAGCATCTGCAAAATCGGCACCGGCTTCCAGGACGAAGAGCTGGAGAAGCTCACGCAGTCCCTTAAGCCGTTCGTGGTGGACGACAAGCCGCGCTACTACCGCGCAGGTGGGGAGGAGCCGGATGTTTGGCTCACCGAGGCGCAGGTGTGggaggtgaaggcggcggacCTGTCAGTGTCGCCAGTTCATCAGGCAGCCGTGGGGCTTGTGGACCCCAGCAAAGGCATCGCGCTGCGCTTTCCTCGCtacctgcgccagcgcgaggACAAGAAACCCGCAGACGCCACAAATGCACAGCAGGTGGCGGACATGTACAAGGCGCAGTCCTTGGCAGTGCAGCACGAAGCGAACGGGGACGCCGAGTGA
- a CDS encoding putative zinc-binding protein (Yippee): protein MVRRLRTRLAAPSGGEGGFGCAFCGAHLCIAEDIVSDNFRGRHGKAFLVSRCENTYYGHQEEKQLMTGLHRVRDVFCSNCDQYVGWGYDFAVDEREMYKMQRFVLERQLIRVITHGQLRGALGYSIPDGSITFALPVARSYTLE, encoded by the coding sequence ATGGTGAGGCGTCTTCGCACGCGCCTCGCTGCAccgagcggcggcgagggcggcttTGGCTGCGCCTTCTGTGGCGCTCACCTCTGCATCGCCGAGGACATCGTCTCCGACAACTttcgcggccgccacggcaagGCCTTCCTTGTCTCCCGCTGCGAGAACACCTACTACGGCCAtcaggaggagaagcagctgaTGACGGggctgcaccgcgtgcgcGACGTATTTTGCTCCAACTGTGACCAGTACGTCGGCTGGGGATACGACTTCGCGGTCGATGAGCGCGAGATGTACAAGATGCAGCGCTTCGTGCTGGAGCGCCAGCTCATTCGGGTCATCACTCacgggcagctgcgcgggGCCCTGGGCTACAGCATCCCTGATGGCAGCATCACCTTTGCTTTGCCTGTCGCGCGCTCGTATACATTGGAATAG